The following are encoded in a window of Colletotrichum lupini chromosome 3, complete sequence genomic DNA:
- a CDS encoding LYAR-type C2HC zinc finger: MVSFSCENCGDVMTKKKLDPHRNRCRGATYTCIDCMVYFPGTEYRSHTSCMSEAQKYQGALYKEKNNNKKSKTNNNQAFAPQHDMAQHAYVEDVPDAEFETFPYEASDNANSPADLLPEAPTPPSAAEGHVNVFDFLDPSATPNASALGAKEPNEETQLVRYEYEAEAYLDDEGAMVDEDPRALVQYGTGAIPQGFETPASKHERRRKDGSEKKDKKRKRLHVDTDQMMVDAPPTTLAHSGLTGGLNRMMSRPVFPPSPDYSGGDVADPSPASPLKKTKSSKHKKEGGIGSNLMGLLNMNGTKSKTKKRKVSSSTKKHSSSSRHRSDGEKAPKLIEYRPGSRDSKKGEDGDDEGQMVVYRPRADLFLSFINKGPESERGCSMNKALKRFHRERSSSGDGLGKLSEEKELWRSLRMRRNDRGEIVLFQA, from the exons ATGGTGTCCTTTTCGTGTGAG AACTGTGGTGATGTTATGACCAAGAAGAAGCTCGATCCCCACAGAAACCGTTGTCGAGGCGCCACTTACACCTGCATCGATTGCATGGTCTACTTTCCTGGAACTGAATATCGCAGCCACACG AGTTGTATGAGCGAGGCCCAGAAATACCAAGGTGCTCTCTACAAGGAAAAGAACAACAACAAGAAGAGCAAGACGAACAACAACCAGGCGTTTGCCCCTCAGCACGACATGGCTCAACACGCATACGTTGAGGACGTTCCCGATGCCGAGTTCGAAACTTTCCCCTACGAGGCCAGCGACAATGCCAACTCCCCCGCCGACCTTCTCCCCGAAGCGCCAACACCTCCCTCGGCTGCCGAGGGTCACGTCAACGTCTTCGACTTTCTCGACCCCTCAGCGACGCCGAATGCGTCTGCCCTAGGTGCCAAGGAGCCGAACGAGGAGACACAGCTGGTGCGCTACGAGTACGAGGCCGAGGCCTATCTGGACGACGAGGGAGCAATGGTCGATGAGGACCCGCGCGCCCTCGTACAGTACGGCACTGGCGCCATTCCCCAAGGCTTCGAGACTCCGGCTTCTAAGCACGAACGGAGAAGGAAGGATGGAAGCGAAAAGAAGGATAAGAAGCGCAAGCGTCTCCATGTCGACACTGATCAAATGATGGTCGACGCACCTCCCACAACCTTGGCTCACTCTGGTCTAACCGGCGGTCTGAACCGCATGATGTCGCGCCCTGTTTTCCCTCCTTCGCCAGACTACTCCGGAGGCGACGTTGCCGATCCGTCACCGGCCAGCCCGCTCAAGAAGACCAAGTCTTCCAAGCACAAGAAGGAGGGCGGCATTGGCAGCAACCTCATGGGTCTCTTGAACATGAACGGCACCAAGTCCAAGACCAAGAAGCGCAAGGTCTCCTCATCCACCAAGAAGCACTCCTCATCCAGCCGCCACCGATCAGACGGCGAGAAAGCTCCCAAGTTGATCGAGTACCGCCCCGGTTCCCGCGACAGTAAGAAAGGCGAGGACGGAGACGACGAGGGCCAGATGGTGGTCTACCGCCCGCGCGCCGACCTGTTCCTGTCTTTTATCAACAAGGGCCCCGAGAGCGAGCGCGGCTGCAGCATGAACAAAGCCCTCAAGCGCTTTCACCGCGAGCGCAGTTCCTCCGGGGACGGCCTCGGCAAGCTTTCGGAAGAGAAGGAGCTTTGGCGCTCGCTGCGCATGAGGCGTAACGACCGCGGCGAGATTGTACTTTTTCAGGCCTGA
- a CDS encoding Pex2/Pex12 amino terminal region: MTSPSPSQPSSSSPSTLPSSPYPYASAPDIIRAHQKDAYYKGHLSNTLTSLHRLLLGARSAHSATALHRLLADTLYLGLTTLPGNRTLGEEYCDLVQLHVGAADNDTDDPSGALPTLARRASYIATSVLLPYIAGRALPTLRARLRTLLEPSTSPKSSSSSTKHKTSRKDAIKAYLATNLPSLTSAAPIHAATLAIFYFTGTYYELAKRVLGLRYVFTRRVPDSPDRAGYEVLGVLLVAQLAVQSYLHIRSTISDAAAAAAAARTRSNGSLLDVSLDANAYAANTGLLLTETGTPGGNGAGGSKVDISAVTHTPVIPSADASGEPGARFDLSDEKTMAYISGAAQRKCTLCLEELKDPSATQCGHVFCWTCIGDWVREKPECPLCRREAMVQHILPLRIA; the protein is encoded by the coding sequence ATGACCTCCCCATCACCATCACAaccatcctcctcctcgccatcgaccctcccctcctctcccTACCCCTACGCCTCCGCCCCAGACATCATCCGCGCCCACCAGAAAGACGCCTACTACAAAGGCCACCTCTCAAACACCCTTACCTCCCTCcaccgcctcctcctcggcgcCCGCTCCGCCCACTCGGCCACCGCCCTCCACAGGCTCCTCGCAGACACCCTCTACCTCGGCCTCACCACCCTCCCCGGGAACCGCACCCTCGGCGAGGAATACTGCGACCTCGTCCAGCTCCACGTCGGCGCCGCCGATAACGACACCGACGACCCCTCCGGCGCCCTACCGACCCTGGCCCGCCGCGCATCCTACATCGCGACATCAGTCCTCCTCCCCTACATCGCAGGCCGCGCCCTCCCCACCCTCCGCGCCCGCCTCCGAACCCTCCTCGAGCCGTCAACCTCTCCAAAatcatcctcctcctcaacaAAACACAAGACATCCAGAAAAGACGCAATAAAGGCCTACCTCGCCACGAACCTCCCCTCCCTAACCTCCGCGGCGCCCATCCACGCGGCGACCCTCGCAATCTTCTACTTCACGGGCACCTACTACGAGCTCGCCAAACGCGTCCTCGGCCTCCGCTACGTCTTCACCCGCCGCGTCCCCGACTCCCCCGACCGCGCGGGCTACGAGGTCCTCGGCGTCCTCCTCGTCGCCCAGCTCGCCGTGCAATCCTACCTGCACATCCGCTCCACAATCTCCGATGCCGCGGcggccgccgccgcagcaCGCACGCGGTCCAACGGTTCCTTGCTCGACGTCTCCCTCGACGCAAACGCCTACGCCGCAAACACGGGGCTCCTCCTCACGGAAACAGGAACACCGGGCGGCAACGGCGCAGGCGGCAGCAAAGTCGACATCTCGGCCGTCACGCACACGCCCGTGATCCCCTCAGCAGACGCCTCCGGCGAACCCGGGGCGCGCTTCGATTTAAGCGACGAAAAGACAATGGCCTACATTTCCGGCGCCGCGCAGCGGAAATGCACACTCTGCCTCGAGGAGCTCAAGGACCCGTCCGCCACGCAGTGCGGACACGTGTTTTGCTGGACGTGTATCGGGGACTGGGTGCGTGAGAAGCCAGAGTGTCCGCTGTGTAGACGGGAGGCTATGGTGCAGCATATTTTACCGTTGCGGATTGCTTGA
- a CDS encoding carbon-nitrogen hydrolase, with protein MGHLITVATCSLNQWALDWEGNAARIIESIQKAKAAGARLRVGPELEICGYGCLDHLLEQDLYLHCFEMLRRILLDETCHGILLDIGMPVQHRNQRFNCRVLCLDGKILMIRPKMWLANDGNYREMRHFTPWMHPRQTEQYHLPRILQDIQGSTHVIFGDAVVSTPDTCFGAETCEELFTPNAPHIAMSLDGVEIITNSSGSHFTLQKLDTRLQLIMEATRKCGGVYLYANQQGCDGDRLYYDGSAMILVNGDVVAQGSQFSLNDVEVVTATVDLEEVRAYRSAISRGFQAARSDAKYQRIQTAFELSSEDEDADIMITPSPPIKPKYYSVEEEIALCAGCYLWDYLRRSGTAGYLVPLSGGIDSCATATIVFSMCRIVMKAVEEGNAQVIEDVKRLAKYDGEGVLPKTPQALCNQIFSTIYMGMKTQSSVETRQRARDLAEAIGSYHINLDIDDVYNAQKSLAVTALNFEPRFKVEGGTNQENLTLQCIQARIRMVTAYEFGQLLPTARGRPGGGGLLVLGSANVGESLRGYFTKYDCSKESGLVRLRVIRQNRYPISCLHPGIIASADINPIGSIDKADLKRFIAWAEKDFNIPCLHDFLTAVPTAELSCGSTHAPASSLEPISETYVQSDEVDMGMTYQELTIMGRLRKVNKLGPYGMFQRLVHDWSVDRKRGPDDDAPAYEPSQTADKVKKFFHFYAINRHKMTTLTPALHCNDYSPDDNRFDLRPFLYPPFWKSWSFKKIDAELAKIEKRRAKTKA; from the exons ATGGGACATCTCATCACTGTTGCGACTTGTTCGCTGAACCAGTGGGCATTGGAC TGGGAAGGAAATGCCGCTCGAATTATTGAGAGTATCCAAAAGGCAAAGGCAGCTGGAGCTCGCCTGCGTGTCGGTCCT GAACTGGAGATATGCGGCTACGGATGTCTCGACCACCTCCTCGAGCAGGACCTCTACCTGCACTGTTTCGAGATGCTTCGTCGCATCCTGCTCGACGAGACATGTCACGGCATCCTCCTCGACATCGGTATGCCCGTGCAGCACCGCAACCAGCGCTTCAACTGCCGGGTGCTCTGCCTCGACGGCAAGATTCTCATGATCAGGCCCAAGATGTGGCTCGCTAACGATGGTAACTACCGCGAGATGCGCCACTTCACGCCCTGGATGCATCCCAGACAGACGGAGCAGTACCATCTGCCCCGGATCCTCCAGGATATCCAGGGGTCTACCCACGTCATCTTTGGCGACGCCGTGGTTTCCACTCCCGATACGTGCTTTGGAGCAGAGACCTGT GAAGAGCTCTTCACGCCCAACGCCCCACACATCGCAATGAGCCTCGACGGCGTGGAGATCATCACCAACTCCAGCGGCTCACACTTCACCCTGCAGAAGCTCGACACTCGTCTCCAGCTCATCATGGAAGCCACGCGCAAGTGCGGCGGCGTCTACCTTTACGCCAATCAACAGGGTTGCGACGGCGACAGGCTGTACTACGACGGCTCCGCCATGATCTTGGTCAACGGAGACGTCGTGGCTCAGGGGTCGCAATTCAGCCTGAATGATGTTGAGGTCGTCACGGCCACTGTCGATCTTGAAGAAGTTCGCGCCTACCGTTCGGCCATCTCTCGCGGTTTCCAGGCTGCGCGATCTGATGCCAAGTATCAGCGGATCCAGACTGCTTTTGAGCTCAGCtccgaggacgaggacgcgGATATCATGATCACCCCTTCGCCCCCTATCAAGCCCAAGTATTACTCGGTTGAGGAAGAGATTGCTCTATGTGCTGGCTGCTACCTCTGGGAT TATCTCCGCAGATCCGGAACTGCAGGTTACTTGGTACCCCTGAGTGGAGGAATCGACTCTTGCGCCACAGCGA CAATCGTCTTCTCCATGTGTCGCATCGTAATGAAGGCCGTAGAGGAGGGTAACGCCCAGGTAATCGAGGACGTCAAGCGCCTGGCAAAGTACGACGGCGAAGGCGTGCTCCCCAAGACGCCCCAGGCCCTCTGCAACCAAATCTTCTCAACCATCTACATGGGCATGAAAACGCAGAGCTCCGTCGAGACGCGTCAGCGCGCCAGGGACCTCGCCGAAGCCATTGGCAGCTACCACATCAACCTCGACATTGACGACGTCTACAACGCCCAAAAGAGCCTCGCCGTCACGGCGCTCAACTTTGAGCCGAGGTTCAAGGTCGAGGGCGGGACGAACCAGGAGAATCTGACGCTTCAGTGTATCCAGGCGAGAATCCGCATGGTGACCGCGTACGAGTTTGGGCAGCTTCTTCCCACGGCCCGCGGACGACCTGGCGGTGGAGGTCTGCTTGTTTTGGGCAGTGCAAATGTCGGAGAG TCCCTCAGAGGCTACTTTACCAA ATATGATTGTTCCA AGGAGTCTGGACTAGTCCGTCTGCGTGTTATTCGACAGAACCGATATCCTATCTCCTGCCTACATCCTGGTATTATTGCCA GTGCGGATATCAACCCGATTGGCTCCATCGACAAAGCCGACCTCAAACGCTTCATCGCGTGGGCCGAAAAGGACTTCAACATCCCGTGTCTCCACGACTTCCTAACGGCGGTCCCGACCGCAGAGCTT AGCTGCGGCTCAACTCATGCGCCAGCATCCTCCCTT GAACCCATCTCAGAGACCTATGTACAGAGCGACGAGGTGGACATGGGCATGACCTATCAAGAGCTGACCATCATGGGCCGCCTCCGCAAGGTGAACAAGCTGGGCCCGTACGGCATGTTCCAACGCCTTGTCCACGACTGGAGCGTCGACCGCAAGCGTGGTCCCGATGATGATGCTCCCGCGTACGAGCCTAGCCAGACGGCCGATAAGGTCAAGAAGTTTTTCCACTTTTACGCCATCAATA GACACAAGATGACGACGCTTACACCGGCTCTTCACTGCAATGACTACT CACCCGACGACAATAGGTTCGACCTCCGACCCTTCTTGTATCCCCCCTTCTGGAAGAGCTGGAGTTTCAAAAAGATTGATGCGGAGCTTGCAAAG